The proteins below come from a single Tenuifilum thalassicum genomic window:
- a CDS encoding DUF4197 domain-containing protein gives MKRITFFAVVIFLTSCAELSIPTTFPFPQAQSSTTPKLTYAEVVEGLKEALKVGAKNSTALASKVDGFYKNPKIFIPFPPEAEKVKEKLIDAGFNKQVDRFTLTLNRAAEEATKKALPIFTDAIFKMTFTDAMSILNGPDNAATEYFRKTTSDNLYKAFKPVVSDAIKTVKLTSYWEPIATTYNRLTIITGGKAVNPDLEDYVTRKAIDGLFVLIEQEEQKIRKDPAARVTDILKKVFGNM, from the coding sequence ATGAAAAGGATAACCTTTTTTGCTGTGGTGATTTTTCTTACGTCGTGTGCTGAACTTTCAATACCAACTACTTTTCCTTTCCCACAAGCACAATCGTCAACAACGCCTAAGCTAACATATGCCGAAGTGGTAGAAGGTTTAAAGGAGGCCTTGAAAGTTGGTGCAAAAAACTCAACTGCGCTTGCATCAAAGGTTGATGGGTTCTATAAGAATCCTAAAATATTTATACCATTCCCCCCTGAAGCTGAAAAAGTAAAAGAAAAACTTATCGATGCTGGTTTCAACAAACAAGTTGATAGGTTTACCCTAACCCTTAATCGTGCTGCTGAAGAGGCTACTAAAAAGGCATTACCCATTTTTACCGATGCCATATTCAAGATGACTTTTACCGATGCCATGTCGATTCTTAATGGCCCCGACAATGCAGCAACTGAGTATTTTCGTAAAACCACATCCGATAACCTTTATAAAGCCTTTAAACCAGTTGTAAGTGACGCTATTAAAACAGTTAAGCTTACATCTTACTGGGAGCCAATTGCTACTACCTATAATCGACTTACTATTATAACAGGTGGAAAAGCCGTGAACCCCGATTTAGAGGATTACGTTACTCGTAAAGCCATTGATGGTTTGTTCGTATTAATTGAGCAGGAAGAGCAAAAGATACGAAAAGATCCAGCCGCACGTGTGACCGATATCTTGAAAAAGGTTTTTGGTAATATGTAA
- the hutI gene encoding imidazolonepropionase: MQILILNIKKLVQVEEKPAKWKAGNEMAKLNTIDNAFLLIKDGKIENFGPMSDSPNLSKLPGDVLIYNAFDRMVFPSFCDSHTHIVYAGSREIEYIDKIKGLSYEEIAKRGGGILNSAKLLAQTSEDELYEQAMVRINEIIRKGTGAVEIKSGYGLTTESELKMLRVIRRIKETSPLTVKSTFLGAHSIPAEYKGRQEEYVDLVINEMIPMVAAEGLADYIDVFCDKGFFTVEDTERILMAGIKYGLRPKIHANELDYSGGIQVGVKYNALSVDHLEFTGDDEIKALLGSETMPTLLPGAAFFLGMIDPPVRKMIDAGLPIALASDYNPGSSPSGDMKFIMSLGCIKLRMLPEEVINATTINGAYALGISDTHGSICKGKVANVFITKPIPSYEFMPYAYTTDLVETVILNGKIINNNS; encoded by the coding sequence ATGCAGATTCTTATTCTTAATATCAAAAAGTTAGTACAGGTTGAGGAGAAACCTGCAAAGTGGAAAGCAGGAAACGAAATGGCTAAGCTCAATACAATTGACAATGCTTTCCTTTTGATAAAAGATGGCAAAATTGAGAATTTTGGACCCATGAGCGATTCTCCAAACTTATCGAAACTGCCTGGAGATGTTTTGATTTACAATGCGTTTGATAGAATGGTTTTCCCCTCGTTTTGCGATTCACATACACACATCGTTTATGCTGGTAGTAGAGAAATTGAGTATATCGATAAAATAAAAGGTCTTTCATACGAAGAGATTGCCAAAAGGGGTGGTGGTATTTTAAACTCTGCAAAGTTGCTTGCGCAAACCTCTGAGGATGAGCTGTATGAGCAGGCAATGGTACGTATTAATGAAATCATTAGAAAGGGAACGGGAGCTGTTGAAATTAAAAGCGGTTATGGATTAACTACTGAAAGCGAGTTAAAGATGCTTAGAGTAATCCGAAGAATTAAGGAAACATCTCCCCTAACTGTTAAATCCACCTTTTTAGGAGCGCATTCTATTCCCGCAGAATATAAGGGACGCCAAGAGGAGTATGTCGATTTGGTTATTAATGAGATGATTCCTATGGTGGCTGCCGAAGGCTTAGCCGACTATATCGATGTATTCTGCGATAAAGGATTTTTTACCGTGGAAGATACTGAGCGGATTTTAATGGCTGGAATAAAATATGGTCTGAGACCAAAAATTCATGCGAATGAGCTCGACTACTCTGGTGGTATTCAGGTTGGTGTTAAGTATAATGCATTATCGGTTGATCATCTTGAGTTTACTGGTGATGATGAAATAAAGGCGCTTTTAGGCTCTGAAACCATGCCAACCCTTTTGCCTGGTGCTGCTTTCTTCCTAGGAATGATTGATCCACCCGTTCGCAAAATGATTGATGCTGGCCTGCCTATAGCCTTAGCATCCGACTATAATCCAGGTTCTTCTCCTTCGGGCGATATGAAATTTATAATGTCGCTAGGTTGTATTAAGCTGCGTATGTTGCCCGAAGAGGTTATTAATGCTACTACTATAAACGGTGCATATGCGCTTGGTATTTCCGATACCCACGGAAGTATCTGTAAGGGTAAAGTGGCCAATGTATTTATTACCAAACCCATACCATCTTATGAGTTTATGCCATATGCATACACAACAGACCTGGTAGAGACTGTAATTTTGAATGGTAAAATAATTAACAATAACTCGTAG
- a CDS encoding OmpP1/FadL family transporter: protein MKTNPIKYYVLTIGFGFISSILFAQSYSDGLRFSQTTNNGTARFVSMGGAFGALGADFSSIGVNPAGLGVYKSGEFTITPSFKSQKVSSNFLGVSASDNKNRLYLDNLGFVMSFKPYKTEEKGLLSYNIAFGYNRTNDFYSNTITLGDYNKYSIMDYFSSITSGNYTPQQLEYSDNYDPFNGLGASAWESVMAWNTYLLYEYDNATGNYTPAIFLEDSVNYRNIVTTEGGSGEFTIAFGGNISNTFYFGASLGITDFNYTYTSTYEEAAKNSNGTWPNGDRFYSLNYKQYIETKGTGYNLKIGGIYVPTPEVRLGVSLHTPTFYNFDDAFSSSIVTDFDTASTAVNFISNSPFGKYDYHFETPMKLIGSAAFIIMQKGLISIDVEYVNYSAMRFRKGGDGYNFWNLNSQMDNVFKNTLNYGIGGEYKLGNLSLRGGYSFYPSPYKSGYINEKSNIQQFSGGLGYRSRNISIDLAYLRTMQDLKAVFYNGDIPIVTNKIRDSKVLLTFGFRF from the coding sequence ATGAAAACTAATCCTATCAAGTATTACGTTCTTACAATTGGTTTTGGCTTTATAAGTAGCATACTTTTTGCACAGTCATATTCCGACGGTCTACGATTTAGCCAAACAACAAATAATGGAACTGCCCGGTTTGTATCAATGGGGGGCGCATTTGGTGCACTTGGTGCTGACTTTTCTTCAATAGGTGTTAATCCGGCTGGATTAGGTGTATACAAATCGGGAGAATTCACAATTACCCCCTCTTTCAAATCCCAAAAGGTAAGTTCTAATTTTCTAGGAGTTTCTGCTTCAGATAATAAAAACAGATTATATCTCGACAACCTTGGTTTTGTAATGTCATTTAAACCATACAAAACAGAAGAAAAAGGATTATTATCGTATAACATCGCTTTTGGATATAACAGGACTAACGATTTTTACTCAAATACCATTACATTAGGCGATTACAACAAATACTCCATTATGGATTATTTTTCGTCTATAACCTCGGGAAATTATACTCCCCAGCAATTAGAGTATTCCGATAACTATGATCCATTCAATGGCCTTGGTGCAAGCGCTTGGGAATCGGTAATGGCATGGAACACCTATTTGCTATATGAATATGATAACGCTACTGGTAACTATACCCCTGCAATATTCCTTGAAGATTCTGTGAATTATAGAAATATAGTAACAACAGAAGGTGGTTCTGGTGAGTTCACCATTGCTTTTGGTGGTAATATTTCCAATACTTTTTATTTTGGAGCTTCGCTAGGAATTACTGATTTTAACTACACTTACACTTCTACTTACGAAGAAGCAGCTAAAAACAGTAATGGGACTTGGCCCAATGGAGACCGATTCTACAGCCTTAACTACAAGCAATACATTGAAACAAAAGGAACAGGCTACAACCTGAAAATTGGTGGTATTTATGTACCAACTCCTGAGGTGCGACTGGGAGTTTCATTGCACACACCAACATTCTATAATTTTGATGATGCCTTTTCATCATCTATAGTTACCGATTTTGACACAGCTAGTACAGCCGTAAACTTTATAAGTAATTCTCCCTTCGGCAAATACGACTATCATTTTGAAACTCCAATGAAACTTATTGGAAGTGCAGCATTTATAATTATGCAAAAAGGGCTAATAAGTATTGATGTTGAATATGTCAACTATAGTGCGATGCGATTTAGAAAAGGTGGCGATGGATACAACTTCTGGAATTTAAATAGCCAAATGGATAACGTTTTCAAAAATACCTTAAACTATGGAATTGGGGGAGAATACAAACTCGGTAATCTCTCATTAAGAGGCGGTTATTCATTTTATCCCTCGCCATATAAGTCGGGTTACATTAATGAAAAATCAAATATCCAACAATTCTCAGGTGGTTTAGGATATAGAAGTAGAAATATTTCCATAGACCTTGCATACTTGAGAACTATGCAAGACCTAAAGGCTGTTTTTTATAATGGTGATATTCCAATCGTAACTAATAAAATCAGGGATTCTAAAGTATTGCTTACTTTTGGATTCAGATTCTAA
- the ftcD gene encoding glutamate formimidoyltransferase: MMSQKKLIECVPNFSEGRDMSIIKQITNEIEAVDGVKLIDVDPGKATNRTVVTFVGTPDEVLEAAFKAVKKAKELIDMSKHHGAHPRFGATDVCPLVPVANITMDEVVEYARKLGKRIGDELGIPVYCYEFAAFEEKRRNLAICRAGEYEGLPKKLQDPEWKPDFGPAEFLPKTGAIAVGARNFLVAYNVNLNTTSTRRANAVAFDIRERGRPKRIGNPITGKIATDENGNQIWIPGSLKACKAIGWYIDEYGIAQVSINLTDITVTPIHVAFEEASKKAAERGLRVTGSEIVGVVPLSAMLEAGKYFLRKQKRSLGLPDREIIKIAVKSMGLDELYPFDPDKKIIEYILEDKDQKRLVDKTLEGFTLETASESPAPGGGSISAAMGSFGAALATMVANLSSHKPGWDDRWEEFSNWAEKGKYYMEQLIKMVDEDTAAFNRIMDAFGLPKGTDEEKAARSMAIQDATLHAIEVPFKVMNLCYESMEVIKAMAEHGNPNSVSDAGVGALAARSAVMGAYLNVKINAAGLKDKEKANEFISKGAEIVEKAQKKEAEILTIVESKIQ; encoded by the coding sequence ATTATGTCACAAAAAAAACTTATTGAGTGCGTGCCCAACTTTTCCGAAGGGCGCGATATGAGCATTATAAAGCAGATAACCAATGAGATAGAAGCCGTAGATGGCGTTAAACTCATTGATGTTGATCCAGGTAAAGCAACAAACAGAACAGTAGTAACCTTTGTAGGCACTCCCGATGAGGTGCTTGAGGCTGCTTTTAAAGCAGTAAAAAAAGCCAAGGAGCTAATCGACATGAGTAAGCATCATGGTGCTCACCCCCGATTTGGTGCTACTGATGTTTGCCCCTTAGTTCCAGTTGCAAACATTACCATGGACGAGGTTGTTGAATATGCTCGTAAGCTTGGGAAACGTATTGGTGATGAGCTAGGAATACCTGTTTACTGCTATGAGTTTGCTGCTTTTGAAGAGAAACGCCGCAATTTGGCCATTTGTAGGGCAGGGGAGTATGAGGGTTTACCCAAAAAGCTACAAGATCCCGAATGGAAACCCGATTTTGGCCCTGCGGAGTTCCTTCCTAAAACGGGAGCAATTGCAGTTGGTGCTCGTAACTTCCTGGTTGCCTACAATGTCAACTTAAACACAACCTCTACTCGTAGGGCTAATGCGGTAGCTTTTGATATTCGTGAACGCGGTCGTCCAAAGCGAATAGGTAACCCTATCACTGGAAAAATTGCTACCGACGAAAATGGAAATCAGATATGGATTCCAGGCTCTCTTAAAGCATGTAAGGCTATAGGATGGTATATCGATGAGTATGGTATCGCTCAGGTATCAATAAATCTTACTGATATAACCGTAACTCCTATCCATGTTGCATTTGAAGAGGCATCAAAGAAGGCCGCAGAACGTGGTTTGCGTGTAACTGGCTCCGAAATAGTTGGAGTGGTTCCTTTGAGTGCAATGCTTGAGGCTGGTAAGTACTTCTTGCGCAAACAGAAACGTTCTTTGGGTTTACCTGATAGGGAAATAATAAAGATTGCTGTTAAGTCTATGGGGCTTGACGAACTGTATCCTTTTGATCCCGATAAAAAGATAATCGAATATATTCTTGAAGATAAAGATCAAAAGCGATTGGTTGATAAAACCCTTGAAGGGTTTACTTTAGAAACAGCATCTGAATCACCAGCACCTGGAGGTGGATCAATATCTGCTGCAATGGGTTCTTTTGGTGCTGCGCTTGCCACTATGGTGGCAAACCTATCATCTCATAAACCAGGTTGGGACGACCGTTGGGAAGAGTTTTCAAACTGGGCCGAAAAAGGTAAGTATTACATGGAGCAGCTAATCAAAATGGTAGATGAGGATACGGCTGCATTCAACCGCATCATGGATGCATTTGGTTTACCCAAGGGAACTGATGAAGAAAAGGCAGCTCGTTCTATGGCTATTCAAGATGCTACCCTTCATGCCATTGAAGTCCCCTTTAAGGTTATGAATCTTTGCTATGAATCCATGGAGGTGATAAAAGCAATGGCTGAACATGGAAATCCTAATTCGGTTTCCGATGCTGGTGTTGGCGCTTTAGCTGCTCGTTCAGCGGTTATGGGTGCGTATCTAAATGTAAAGATTAATGCTGCAGGCCTTAAGGATAAAGAGAAAGCTAACGAGTTTATTAGTAAAGGTGCCGAGATTGTTGAAAAAGCTCAGAAAAAAGAGGCCGAAATTCTAACTATCGTTGAAAGCAAAATTCAATAA
- the yidC gene encoding membrane protein insertase YidC, with amino-acid sequence MDRNTIIGLVLIFLIMIGFGYFTQPSKEEREAMQRKADSIAQVQALQQQKKLEEEKAEKKVASIEVDTIKQEQVESQLGAFSNATSGVEKFVTLENDLMKVTLTSKGGRVYSVELKKYKTYNGDPLVLFTGDENTFGLQFWGDNKAIKTNDLFFTPQSSDSVIVASADSVSLTMRLQAGDSAYIDYTYTIKPESYMLGFDIKFSGLDKTIGNRMGYIDLIWDTKLLHLEKGLQNEQNYTTIAYLFQNGDYEELNPRSKGAEKEEISNKLKWVNFKHQFFSSVIVAKDHFVNADLLSEKLNDGNHVKHFNARLALPFQNFAQETINLSLFFGPNHFKTLEAYGLGFEKVVPLGSNIIRWINKYVVINVFNFLSRFISNYGLIILILTILIKLVLFPLTYKSYSSSAKMRVLKPQIDEINAKYPKKEDAMKKQQAVMALYKKVGVNPMGGCIPVLIQFPILIAMFRFFPASFELRQQSFLWADDLSSFDSILNLPFSIPWYGDHVSLFTLLMAVAMFVTSKMNADQMGDSNAQMPGMKFMMTWMMPIMLLLWFNNYSAGLSYYYFLSNLITIGQTFMIRRFVDDKALLAKLHENAKKPVTKSKWQQRLEEMAKQQQQAKKKK; translated from the coding sequence ATGGATAGAAATACAATTATTGGACTTGTGCTCATATTTTTAATTATGATTGGTTTTGGGTACTTCACTCAGCCATCAAAGGAGGAGCGAGAAGCAATGCAACGAAAGGCCGATTCAATAGCACAGGTTCAAGCATTGCAACAACAGAAAAAATTGGAAGAGGAGAAAGCTGAGAAAAAAGTTGCATCGATAGAAGTTGACACTATTAAGCAAGAACAGGTTGAAAGCCAATTAGGAGCCTTCTCTAATGCTACATCAGGTGTTGAAAAATTTGTTACCCTCGAGAACGATCTAATGAAGGTTACGCTTACATCTAAGGGGGGTAGGGTGTACTCTGTAGAACTTAAAAAATACAAAACCTACAATGGCGATCCCCTTGTGCTTTTTACTGGCGATGAGAACACTTTTGGTCTTCAATTCTGGGGCGATAACAAGGCAATTAAAACTAATGATCTCTTTTTTACACCACAATCTAGCGACTCCGTTATTGTTGCATCAGCCGATTCTGTTTCTCTAACAATGCGACTTCAAGCAGGCGATAGTGCATACATCGATTATACATACACTATCAAGCCAGAGAGCTATATGCTTGGTTTTGATATCAAGTTCTCGGGACTAGATAAAACCATTGGAAACAGAATGGGATATATAGATTTAATTTGGGATACTAAATTATTACACTTAGAAAAAGGACTACAGAATGAGCAGAACTATACAACAATAGCTTATCTGTTCCAAAATGGCGATTACGAAGAGCTTAATCCTAGGAGCAAAGGGGCTGAAAAGGAGGAAATATCTAACAAATTAAAATGGGTGAATTTTAAGCACCAGTTTTTCTCTTCTGTTATTGTTGCTAAAGATCATTTTGTAAATGCCGATTTGTTATCCGAAAAGTTGAACGATGGCAATCATGTTAAACATTTTAATGCCCGACTTGCTCTACCTTTCCAAAATTTTGCTCAAGAAACCATTAATTTAAGCCTATTCTTTGGTCCGAACCATTTCAAAACTCTTGAAGCCTATGGCTTAGGCTTTGAGAAGGTTGTACCTCTTGGAAGCAATATTATTCGTTGGATTAATAAGTATGTGGTAATTAATGTATTTAACTTTTTAAGCCGATTTATTTCTAACTACGGTCTAATTATACTTATCCTAACCATACTTATCAAGCTTGTTCTTTTCCCATTAACATACAAGTCATATTCAAGTTCAGCCAAAATGAGGGTGCTTAAACCTCAGATTGATGAAATTAATGCTAAATACCCTAAGAAAGAGGATGCCATGAAGAAACAGCAAGCTGTAATGGCCCTCTACAAAAAAGTTGGGGTTAATCCAATGGGCGGATGTATTCCTGTTCTTATCCAGTTCCCTATACTTATTGCTATGTTCCGTTTCTTCCCTGCATCGTTTGAGTTAAGGCAACAAAGCTTCCTTTGGGCTGATGACCTTTCTTCTTTCGACTCTATCCTTAATCTTCCTTTCTCTATTCCTTGGTATGGCGATCATGTCAGCTTGTTTACCCTTTTAATGGCAGTTGCAATGTTCGTAACATCGAAAATGAACGCCGATCAAATGGGTGATTCAAACGCTCAAATGCCTGGCATGAAGTTTATGATGACTTGGATGATGCCTATTATGCTTCTTTTATGGTTCAATAACTATTCTGCTGGTTTGAGCTATTACTACTTCCTTTCTAACCTTATTACCATTGGCCAAACCTTTATGATTCGCCGTTTTGTTGATGATAAGGCTTTACTTGCCAAACTTCATGAAAACGCTAAGAAGCCAGTCACAAAGTCTAAATGGCAACAGCGACTTGAAGAAATGGCTAAACAACAGCAGCAAGCTAAAAAGAAAAAGTAA